DNA from Musa acuminata AAA Group cultivar baxijiao chromosome BXJ1-5, Cavendish_Baxijiao_AAA, whole genome shotgun sequence:
ATTAGTATACTTCCAGGGTTGTTTCTCTTTAAAGATGTATATACAATATATTGTTAACTTGCAATTGTTTTTTAATCTGGATGAGACACATTCTTTGGGCTTTAGTAGTAATAGTTACTCCACTCTTTTGGCATATACATATAGTAAGATTGTTATGGAGATGAATTCCTTTTGTTAATTCCTTGTTCTTGGGTCTTTGCAGGTCCAAAACCTTCTTGTGCAGATGGTAACTTTTTCTTGACTTTTCTAGGCAAGGATTATGCTTACTTTACAAATCATATATGTTCTCCTTTTTCTTAATGGATAAATGGTTATTTGCAGCAAAATAGGTTCCAAGCAATGTCTGACAGCATTCTTTCAAAGAATATCCTATTTACCAATCTGTGGTAGCAATGATAACCTAGTTTAAAGCAGGATGTTTCCACTTTCTGGATTTTTTTGAGGGGCAAATACTACAGTGTGGCTTCTGGATTTTACAGGGAGAATTACATCTTCTCATGTACTGACTAGTCTTCTTGGCTAATATTTGATAGCATTTGTCCGTAATTGGTTGCCTTTTGGATCTGAGAACTGATAGGTTAATGTTTATGTATAATCTATACTGTACATGTTGACTTTGCCGCTTCTGTTCAATCATAACATGTTAGTTTTGCTGAATTTTATCCGAATTGTTTCATGTGCCTAGTAGACTATTACAACTGAAAGAAATGACCAGTTTATAAAATTTGAATTACGATTGCATTCCATTTTGTGCATTTATGCTTTTCATTGGTTAAATTGCTTCCCAAGACAAAACTTGTATGCTCCCTTTCTTTTGAGCTATGCTGATATCTAGGTAAAATGATCCATGTGTATGGAAGGAAGCTGCAAGTAATAATATAGGGCTTTTGACAGTTCCACCTGACAAAAAGCTTCTGGGTTTTTCTTACTCTCTGTTATTTGCTAGATTAGAAATTTTCTTGCAAAATTAGAAGATTGAGGCCAGGTTGACTGCCTGCCAAATTCCTTGTCAGATTTGATACAAAGCCTTTGGATCCCGAGTCTGTTGGTAGAAAAAGAATTTGAGGACTAAAATTAGACTGCAAGTTGTGGCTGTAATGAATTTCTTGATTGAGATCTTTTAGTTTCTATAAAGTAACTGATGTTCTTTTTTCTTGATTGATAAAGTTAACTTCTAGTCTCAGATGACTAGTTTCAGTGTCATAGATGACTTACTTCTAattattcttttcttctctttctttcattCTTTGTTGGAGCAACCTACATTTTAGGTGAATCTAGTTCAAGTCTTCAAGCAAATGCAACTCACAAACAAAAGATCCTCAATTATAATGAGTATTGTTTTGGCCTTTTTCATAAGAGTTATGTCTGATGACGTTTAGAAGCAAGGACAAGTTAATCAAATTGAGGATTTAAAAAATGGATTTAAGTTTTATACTTTCTTCGTTACTTCATATTGAATTGATGGTTCTATATGTAACCTCTTACTTCCTTTGATGGTTTGTTTTCTAAAATATGTTGTTGAGGCAGAGGAAAAATGCCCACTTTTGCATTTTaaaatttgagttttttttttttttttttttaattttccattCTCAATCTTTCTATGACAATCTGTTAGTTTTGTCATCGTGGCTTAATGTTTCCTGTGTTTTGCATATTTTCGTTTTCCACGTTGAGCAACCAAAGATGTTGTAGTTCTTTAACTTCAGTTCACTTGATGATATGGGAAGCAAGATTGATGAACTGGAGCAGAGCATCAATGACCTCAAGGCTGAGATGGGTGTGGAAGGTGTAGCCAATTCAAAGCCAGAAGAAGACGAGCCCTCCGAAGATGCTGCATGAAGTTAGTACAACCCTATCAGTAAAGAGTGTGATTGTGTTTTATCCTCCATCGAACTAATAGCCATTCCTTATATCTCCCTGATTTTTTAggctttaataatattaaaatgagTGGTCCTTGTTGGTATTTGTAAGATTATATCATATTTCATTCAAGACAAACAATATTCGATTTCAGTGTGATCATCTTATTTTAGATTCAGACCAGGAAAATAGATCTCATGTAATCTACCATTTTGCAGTCTGCTTAGGGCATACTGCATAGGATGCTTAAAGTATCTGATGGTACTAAAACAGCAGCATTTGGAGCATTATGCCATACTCTCTTTAGGTAAAACTGCAAGACCTATAGCTTATAATACATTactttgcatttctatttatttTCTGCCCTGCATGTTGTAATAGTTATGTCTCAGAGTAGTGACTATGAAGCCTCTTATTGATGCTTAAGGTGAAAAGAACAGTATATGCTTATCTTGTCATTTGAAGTTGCATTTTGCACATGATTTGTTGCCAAGTGCACAGGATGCCAGATTTGTATGATTTAG
Protein-coding regions in this window:
- the LOC135673094 gene encoding heat shock factor-binding protein-like isoform X2; the protein is MAATNPGGVKADQDSEYPAQSTADMTVFVQNLLVQMQNRFQAMSDSILSKIDDMGSKIDELEQSINDLKAEMGVEGVANSKPEEDEPSEDAA
- the LOC135673094 gene encoding heat shock factor-binding protein-like isoform X1, giving the protein MAATNPGGVKLILQADQDSEYPAQSTADMTVFVQNLLVQMQNRFQAMSDSILSKIDDMGSKIDELEQSINDLKAEMGVEGVANSKPEEDEPSEDAA